One stretch of Clavelina lepadiformis chromosome 6, kaClaLepa1.1, whole genome shotgun sequence DNA includes these proteins:
- the LOC143463264 gene encoding retinoschisin-like — protein sequence MLSLSCMTFVLVVPLISGHSDEICLTLNRCNDETRQSPESTQGPPGRRGAVGLPGPVGPSGEPGYCVGNEDEVNELREEMRQLNDQVAKLTSITQQMDKVTFCSVGLRDGRVQNEDITASSIHNEAHSQLQGRLDHIQQAGHAGGWVPLRLTTSGEWIQVDLRTPAAVTGVVTQGRSDYDGWVTSYKVSYGNSTNQMHVMQQNRRDLVFYAYPQNSNTHVTNMFPISLAARYWRLIAQTWHKQIALRFELLTC from the exons ATGCTTTCTCTTTCTTGTATGACTTTCGTCCTCGTGGTGCCTCTTATTTCCGGACACTCTGATGAAATTTGTTTGACTCTGAATCGTTGTAATGATGAAACGCGTCAGTCCCCCGAATCAACTCAAGGCCCTCCTGGACGTCGGGGAGCTGTAGGACTTCCGGGACCTGTAGGACCTTCCGGTGAACCTGGGTACTGTGTTGGAAATGAAGACGAAGTGAATGAGCTTCGTGAAGAAATGCGTCAACTAAACG acCAAGTGGCCAAGCTAACATCTATAACACAGCAAATGGACAAAG TGACGTTTTGTTCTGTCGGGTTGCGTGACGGTCGTGTGCAAAATGAAGATATAACTGCATCCTCTATCCACAATGAAGCCCATAGTCAGCTTCAGGGGAGACTGGATCATATTCAACAAGCAGGCCATGCGGGAGGTTGGGTGCCTTTACGAC TAACCACATCAGGGGAGTGGATTCAGGTTGATTTGCGAACTCCAGCTGCGGTCACAGGAGTTGTTACTCAAGGGAGGTCTGACTATGACGGCTGGGTGACGTCATACAAAGTATCTTATGGAAATTCTACCAACCAAATGCACGTGATGCAACAAAATCGGAGAGACCTT GTGTTTTATGCTTACCCGCAAAATAGTAACACCCACGTGACTAATATGTTTCCTATATCATTAGCAGCAAGATATTGGAGATTGATTGCTCAGACTTGGCATAAGCAAATCGCTTTGCGCTTTGAACTGCTTACatgttga
- the LOC143463267 gene encoding uncharacterized protein LOC143463267: MLFVLLLCVISLPEIRGQSNEICLSLSRAQDDFNSREMIQGPPGRRGPRGLPGPVGNVGQPGRCDLHDIEELRSQIQDSCIGGVKYHNSCIKLAYLNGAGVDYAEAVKLCAEKNASLAEITSDRMFDLAVNYINRTWGEFSHRSDLVDVWLGMTYEGYPQKELTSSSTGTRIMTKRWFPNYPNSHATRTHVMIEVGLIARFKTGIFNAAPSTRGVPLCSYANTSF; this comes from the exons atgctCTTTGTACTGCTACTCTGTGTGATTTCTCTTCCTGAAATTAGGGGTCAGTCAAACGAAATATGCCTCTCGCTTTCTCGTGCTCAGGATGACTTCAATTCTCGGGAAATGATCCAGGGCCCTCCGGGACGACGCGGTCCTCGGGGCTTGCCTGGACCGGTCGGTAACGTCGGACAACCCGGTCGATGTGACTTGCACGACATTGAAGAACTAAGAAGTCAGATACAAG ATTCTTGCATTGGTGGGGTCAAGTATCATAACTCTTGCATTAAGTTGGCTTATTTGAATGGAGCGGGAGTAGACTACGCAGAAGCAGTTAAATTATGCGCGGAGAAAAACGCAAGCTTGGCTGAAATAACATCGGATAGAATGTTTGACCTTGCGGTGAATTACATCAACCGGACATGGGGTGAATTCTCTCATCGTTCCGATCTCGTCGATGTTTGGTTGGGAATGACATATGAG GGGTATCCCCAGAAAGAATTGACATCATCGTCAACAGGAACGAGAATCATGACCAAACGCTGGTTCCCCAATTACCCCAACTCACATGCTACTCGCACGCATGTCATGATCGAAGTGGGGCTCATTGCTAGATTCAAAACCGGGATTTTCAATGCTGCGCCTAGCACAAGGGGTGTTCCTCTTTGCAGTTATGCCAACACTTCTTTCTAA
- the LOC143463265 gene encoding lactadherin-like, protein MAASVLGLSVISVVLLSYFNNISGQPANEVCLSLSTGSVRQSGQASLNQGPPGRRGPQGPAGVCNFDGEEFNKFTKKLDNLEENVNRIMTMIKQADKVKYCSVGVRDGRVRDEDITASSIYDSRHLAKYGRLDNIQRQGQAGAWVPRNLHTAGEWIQVDLRTPTFVTGVVTQGRSNYDCDCWVTSFKIAYGNSTDHLRSMQQNGLDLRFAANNDNNSHRTNMFPAAIVARYIRIVAQQWNSQIAIRFDYLTC, encoded by the exons ATGGCAGCTTCAGTGTTAGGTCTTTCCGTGATTTCGGTTGTTCTGTTGTCCTACTTTAACAACATTAGCGGCCAGCCAGCTAATGAAGTTTGTTTGTCGCTTTCTACTGGAAGTGTACGGCAGAGTGGTCAAGCCTCACTCAATCAGGGCCCTCCTGGACGACGAGGACCACAGGGCCCAGCTGGTGTTTGTAACTTTGACGGAGAGGAGttcaataaatttacaaaaaaattggaTAATCTCGAAG AAAACGTAAATCGTATAATGACAATGATTAAACAGGCTGATAAAG TTAAATATTGTTCGGTGGGCGTGCGAGACGGACGAGTTAGAGACGAAGACATCACAGCTTCTTCAATATACGATTCACGCCATCTTGCAAAGTATGGAAGACTCGACAACATACAAAGGCAAGGCCAAGCTGGTGCTTGGGTACCAAGAAACC TTCACACTGCCGGAGAATGGATTCAAGTGGACTTGAGGACGCCAACATTCGTGACAGGTGTTGTCACTCAAGGTCGATCCAATTATGACTGTGATTGTTGGGTAACAAGTTTCAAAATTGCTTACGGAAATTCCACAGATCATTTACGCTCAATGCAGCAAAATGGGTTAGATCTC cgatttgcagcaaacaatGACAACAACAGCCACAGGACCAACATGTTTCCAGCAGCTATTGTTGCAAGATACATTCGAATAGTTGCTCAACAATGGAACAGCCAGATTGCTATCCGATTCGATTACCTAACATGTTAA
- the LOC143463394 gene encoding type-2 angiotensin II receptor-like — MAATLLAGIILFVISAVGVIGNISVLCVLLCQKSSWSISITYVFNLAVADALLMLVTPFWGHLFISNGNWFSGQIMCKLAYSISAVNMLCSIMFVVAMSVDRLVAVVRLMNLDRFRTRKVTNVVCGLIWLIGLGFFIHFMLDVSCYLSIFIHVKRHAFGQNTAQDKVVKPSTAIIITFFVGWFPANILNFYSGLATYFHVLSFSKECFDNLYPYSLCLAWATSSINPILYAFVRSDFRSNLAANLEKFKRTNHMVLKETTSPQLE; from the exons ATGGCTGCTACTCTTCTAGCTGGAATCATCCTTTTCGTGATCAGCGCTGTAGGTGTGAttggaaatatttcagttttatGTGTACTCTTATGTCAGAAGTCTTCTTGGTCGATATCAATCACTTACGTTTTCAACCTCGCCGTTGCTGACGCACTCTTGATGCTGGTCACACCGTTCTGGGGACATTTATTTATCAGCAACGGCAACTGGTTCTCTGGTCAAATTATGTGCAAACTTGCTTATTCCATTTCAGCAGTAAACATGCTGTGTAGCATAATGTTTGTTGTTGCGATGAGCGTCGATCGTTTGGTGGCGGTAGTAAGGCTTATGAACCTTGATCGGTTTCGAACCCGCAAAGTGACAAATGTGGTTTGTGGTCTCATCTGGCTGATAGGGCTTGGTTTTTTCATACATTTCATGTTGGATGTT TCTTgttatttatcaatttttattcACGTCAAGCGACATGCATTTGGTCAAAATACTGCACAAGACAAAGTTGTCAAACCATCAACTGCTATCATCATTACGTTTTTCGTTGGCTGGTTCCCAGCAAATATCTTAAATTTCTATTCTGGCCTCGCTACATATTTCCATGTGCTTTCGTTTTCCAAAGAATGTTTTGATAACTTGTATCCTTACTCACTTTGCTTGGCGTGGGCTACCAGTTCTATTAACCCCATTCTATACGCTTTTGTCAGATCGGATTTTCGGTCGAACCTTGCGGCAAACCTGGAAAAGTTTAAACGTACAAATCACATGGTTTTGAAAGAGACAACTTCACCTCAACTGGAGTAA
- the LOC143463243 gene encoding somatostatin receptor type 5-like, whose amino-acid sequence MILTILTDIIRLDKKTSNMAFFSGYGIGVTMFCISSFGLIGNCLVIFVLLRQWQKWTIPLSYVFNLAVADAALMLAIPFWGHFYIKSGVWESGLVMCKIAFSIGAESMTASILFVVAMSIDRLVAVVRPFKLDRFRTRKVTLLVFAIIWSITLGIFVYLLVETTTVEQFPSAFNYSCNFLNEQPTHQPGSHQSTAAPMEAIQSLATALTTVNTLGCSFGTYSAFHNTNIADLKIRGQNHLLSFIGAFLIPLVVVSACYITILVHVKQKTIGKTKRLGKVTKLSAAIIITFFVGWLPMQVLNLYSFLSTNLQLLPYCGQYFDLLNGISLCLAWSTSCINPFLYGFLRSDFQKTTCEIFRKLFRFSNHKVAQEGTHSENT is encoded by the coding sequence atgattttaacaattttaacaGATATCATCAGATTAgataaaaaaacttcaaacatGGCGTTTTTTTCTGGTTATGGAATCGGAGTTaccatgttttgtatttcatcaTTTGGTTTAATTGGCAACTGCCTGGTAATTTTCGTGCTCTTGCGGCAGTGGCAGAAGTGGACCATACCTCTCTCCTACGTGTTCAACCTCGCCGTGGCAGATGCCGCCCTGATGTTGGCCATTCCTTTCTGGGGACATTTCTACATCAAAAGTGGTGTTTGGGAATCCGGTCTTGTCATGTGCAAGATTGCGTTTTCTATTGGAGCTGAATCCATGACAGCCAGCATATTATTTGTAGTAGCCATGAGTATTGATCGTTTGGTGGCAGTTGTACGACCTTTTAAGCTCGACAGGTTTCGAACTCGCAAAGTTACGCTTCTGGTCTTCGCCATTATTTGGTCAATAACACTGGGGATTTTTGTTTACTTGCTTGTGGAAACCACAACAGTGGAACAATTTCCAAGCGCATTCAATTACTCTTGCAATTTTCTGAACGAACAACCAACACACCAGCCAGGAAGTCATCAGTCAACTGCTGCTCCAATGGAAGCTATTCAGAGTTTGGCGACGGCACTTACCACAGTTAATACTCTTGGATGTAGCTTTGGTACTTATTCAGCGTTTCACAACACAAATATTGCAGACCTTAAGATTCGTGGGCAGAACCATTTGCTTTCGTTTATAGGCGCTTTTTTAATACCTTTGGTCGTGGTATCCGCTTGCTACATAACGATTTTGGTACACGTGAAGCAGAAAACGATTGGTAAAACAAAACGCCTTGGCAAGGTCACCAAATTATCGGCAGCCATTAtcataacattttttgttggctGGTTACCGATGCAAGTATTGAATTTATACTCATTTCTGTCAACTAACTTGCAATTGTTACCGTACTGTGGCCAGTATTTCGATCTCCTTAATGGCATTAGTTTGTGCTTAGCTTGGAGTACCAGTTGTATCAATCCTTTTTTGTATGGCTTTCTTCGCTCTGATTTTCAAAAAACCACCTGTGAAATATTCAGAAAATTATTTCGGTTTTCTAATCACAAAGTTGCACAGGAAGGAACGCATTCAGAAAACACCTAA
- the LOC143462526 gene encoding type-2 angiotensin II receptor-like, protein MESHVALGIFFFTLSAVGFVGNGIVLIKLLRDRSQWTAPTIYFFNLALADMLNICTAPFWGHYYLNRMDWEFGLVVCKAAGAFTSVNLYASVFFLTAISIDRWIAVVHAAQVLQIKARRAPRYVCPGIWFVSFMLCLPRFCYQMINTTSVNVTSNLTDQNITVSLCTFNLPPSPCKEAIMGFLQLLKATVGFIIPMIVICLCYIRIVCYLRKHMIAKKNRKDRIARLAVLIISAFFICWFPASLMAFYDALGGWWKLIPFSKQFFNTFYPFTLCVAWTNSCVNPFAYAFTSTNFTENFKCCRHSGPPTPQSRIRYSQAVGRAHMPSYHSQMDGEIKTGKLRQPAPTSGKDKVKEPGEFMTNRYISCNGC, encoded by the exons ATGGAAAGTCACGTGGCGTTGGGCATATTTTTCTTTACTCTTTCTGCAGTAGGATTTGTCGGAAACGGTATTGTCCTAATCAAACTCTTGCGAGATAGATCTCAATGGACGGCACCTACGATCTACTTCTTCAATCTCGCACTGGCCGATATGCTTAATATTTGCACTGCTCCTTTTTGGGGGCATTATTACCTTAACCGTATGGATTGGGAGTTTGGACTCGTTGTTTGCAAGGCTGCAGGGGCGTTCACATCCGTGAATTTGTACGCCAGTGTATTCTTCCTGACAGCAATAAGCATTGACCGATGGATCGCAGTTGTTCACGCCGCACAAGTCCTGCAGATAAAAGCGAGGAGAGCTCCGCGCTACGTGTGCCCGGGGATTTGGTTTGTCTCTTTTATGCTGTGTTTGCCACGTTTTTGTTACCAGATGATCAACACTACATCAGTCAATGTCACAAGCAATTTGACGGACCAAAACATTACGGTTAGTCTGTGTACATTCAATTTACCGCCATCCCCATGCAAAGAAGCTATCATGGGTTTTCTTCAGTTGCTGAAAGCTACGGTTGGATTTATCATTCCTATGATAGTGATTTGCCTCTGCTATATTCGCATCGTGTGCTATCTCAGAAAACATATGATTGcgaaaaaaaacagaaaagacAGAATTGCAAGGCTGGCGGTCTTAATAATAAGCGCTTTTTTCATCTGCTGGTTTCCTGCTTCGTTAATGGCTTTTTATGATGCGCTTGGAGGCTGGTGGAAGCTGATACCTTTTTCAAAGCAGTTTTTTAATACGTTTTATCCCTTTACCCTGTGCGTGGCTTGGACAAACAGCTGCGTCAATCCATTTGCCTACGCTTTTACATCGACAAATTTTACCGAAAACTTCAAGTGTTGTCGTCATTCGGGCCCGCCGACGCCACAATCTAGAATCCGATATTCGCAAGCAGTAGGCCGTGCACACATGCCCAGCTATCACTCGCAAATGGACGGGGAAATCAAAACGGGAAAGTTGCGACAA CCTGCGCCAACAAGCGGGAAAGACAAAGTTAAAGAACCCGGCGAGTTCATGACCAACAGATATATTTCATGCAATGGTTGTTGA